The following is a genomic window from Thermomicrobiales bacterium.
CTGGGTGCGACTTCATCTGCTCCCATTCTTCGTCGGTCAACTTGCCGTCCTTGTGCAGCACTTCGTTGCCGATGCCGATCTTGCCGATGTCATGGACGCGGGCGGCCAGCCGCAGGCGCTCCATGTCGCGCTCGTTCAGTCCGTGGACTTCAGCGATCTGCATGGATAGCTCGGCGACCCGTCGGGAGTGGTCGGCGGTGTAGGGATCCCGGCGGTCGATGACATCGGCCATCGTGATCATCGCTTCCTGCGTCTGGCGCTGCAAGCGATGGATCATCTCGAAGGCAATGAAGGTGGTAACTGCCGGAATGATCAGCAGCGGGGCAAGGGCTGGGACAGTTTCCCAGACAACGGCGAGCAGCACACCGACGACTTCCAGACAGATGAACGGCAGCGTGACCGGCGTGTCGTTCGTCAGCCAGATGTACTTCAGCGATCGGTTGCCGATCAGCGCCAGAGTGATGTCGGTCAGCAGGACGTTGATGGAATAGAAGGCAAGCACCATCGCGATGACGATGACCAGCGTCAGGAGCGTGGCGGGTGCATCGGTGACGCGCGTGTTCCCGAAGGCCAGATACCAGATCAGTCCGGTCAGGCCGAAGGTTAGCGCGAAGTTTGATGCGTTGAACAGGATCGAGAGCAGCTGCTTGCGATTGCGGAGATCAGCAATGATGACGGTGGTCATGCCGACGATCGCGGCAATCGGGTACGGAAGCATGAAGACCATCGCCATGTACGCGACGGTTGAAAAGCTCGTTTCGCCGCCGATGACGAGTGGAAAGTCGATGAACTCGAGCGCCAGGCTCGCCAGACCGAGCACAACGGCGGTCACCAATACCGACCGCGTCAGCTCGACATCAACGATGAAAAGTGATGTGCCGAGGAGAGCGACCGTCGCTGCGGTCAACGTCAGGATGAAGATGATTGCGCTGACCGGGAAGCTCCTGCGCACCAGGTGCTCCATTCCATGCGAGTCCGTGCGAGGTCGGATCGTAATACAGGTTGATGCAAATACCTGCTGCACGGCAGTACTCGTGAACTTCGGCGTAGACGATCACTCTATATGGTACAGATGATCCCGGTTTCGCGCACGAGGAATTGCTGCGGATCCGGCAATTGCCGGGGGCCTTTGGATAGATATGGTGCGTTCAACTCGTTACAGGATCTTATGCGGCGCGCCGGATGCGATAACGAGAGAGAGCAGTCCCGCGATCCAGAACAGCGTCGGACGAACGCGAACGATCAGCTTCTGCACGACAGTATCTCCTTCAGAATCAATGTTCGTGTGACAGACGACGGCGGTTAGATCGAACCTAGAGGATCTTGTGCGGTGCTCCCGAAGCGATAACGAGCGAGAGCAGGCCGGCAATCCAGAACAGTGTCGGTCGCATGCGGGCGATCAGCTTCTTCATCACAGTTCCCTTCAACGCTGTGAATGGCGGATCTTCAAGTTGGGTGGCAGAATTAGAGGATCTTGTGTGGAGCGCCGGACGCAATCACCAGTGACAGCAGGCCGGCAATCCAGAACAGGGTCGGGCGAACGCGAGTGATCAGCTTCTGCATCTCTATGCTCCTTCGAGGGGTTATGACGTGCGAACGTGACAGCGCGTGTGGCTCTACAGGATCTTGTGCGGTGCGCCGGATGCGATCACTAGTGACAGCAGGCCGGCAATCCAGAAGAGCGTTGGGCGAACACGGGTCATGAGCTTCTGCATGTGGTTTTCTCCTTCGGAATCGAGATTTACGTACCGAGCGAATGCCAATCGGTCGACGTTAGAGGATCTTGTGCGGCGCTCCCGAGGCAATGACGAGCGAGAGCAGACCGGCGATCCAGAACAGCGTTGGGCGAACGCGGATGATGAGCTTCTGCACGGGGCAACCTTTCACGGGCTCAGGCTTACGGACTTGACAGATGGGTGGATTTACAAGATCTTATGAGGTGCGCCGGACGCGATGATGAGCGAAAGCAGACCGGCAACCCAGAAGAACGCGGGACGGACGCGGGAGAATCGAGAAGTCATTACCTGGCTCCATCTACGTAACACGACGCGTGTTACGATCAACCGAAGAGTCCGTTGAGCGTGAGAATCTTGTGCGGAGCGCCGGACGCAATGATGAGTGACATCAAACCGGCGATCCAGAACAGAGCGGGGCGGATGCGAATAACCTGTCGACGCATGAAATCCTCCTTGTGCGGCTTGCGTGTTACGATCAACCGAAGAGTCCGTTGAGCGTCAGAATCTTGTGTGGAGCGCCTGAAGCAATGATGAGTGACATCAGACCGGCGATCCAGAACAGCGCAGGGCGGACACGAATAAGTTGGCGACGCATGAAATCCTCCTTGAGACAAACGACGAACGGTGTACCGATCGGTTGGTGTTCTCGGGGTCACAAGATCTTATGCGGAGCTCCCGAGGCTATGACGAGTGATACGAGGCTTGCTGACCAGACCAGTGCTGGCCACAGACGTTTGAGGTGCGACATGTGTTGACCCAATCCCCCTTAGATGAATAAACTGTAACCCCGTTTTTGACGTTGACACTACACTATCAGAATCAGCGTGGCGCGGCAATCGCGTCGGGCCGTATTCGTGTACGCGAATTCTGCGCCAGGTGCGGAACGCTGAAATTGTATCTGCTATACATGACGCCCGCGCCAAATCGCATTCCGTGTGGAACCTGACCTGAACCGGGTACCATTGCTCCGGGCCACGCATGCCCCGGTCTATCCGCTTCGAAAGAAACCGGGAGAGCCACCGCAATATGGATGCCTGGATGTACATCGTTATCGTTGGGATGTTCGTGCTGGCCGCTGTTGGTACGGTCTGGATCACCCTCTGGACGATCAAGCGCACCGGCGGATACCGTCGTCCCGAGCCACCCGATCAGACACGCAAGCCGGAATAGCTCGATCGTGGCAGATGCCTGACTCCGTCACTCCCCTCGCGCGCGACCTC
Proteins encoded in this region:
- a CDS encoding HD domain-containing protein, which encodes MRRSFPVSAIIFILTLTAATVALLGTSLFIVDVELTRSVLVTAVVLGLASLALEFIDFPLVIGGETSFSTVAYMAMVFMLPYPIAAIVGMTTVIIADLRNRKQLLSILFNASNFALTFGLTGLIWYLAFGNTRVTDAPATLLTLVIVIAMVLAFYSINVLLTDITLALIGNRSLKYIWLTNDTPVTLPFICLEVVGVLLAVVWETVPALAPLLIIPAVTTFIAFEMIHRLQRQTQEAMITMADVIDRRDPYTADHSRRVAELSMQIAEVHGLNERDMERLRLAARVHDIGKIGIGNEVLHKDGKLTDEEWEQMKSHPVVGEQLLKPYSQFRHEMSIVRSHHERWDGKGYPDGLVGARIPLASRIIAVADTYDAMTSSRPYRDGLPRQVAIDEIRSSALTQFDPQVVGSFLQVVDKWSKVRSINSEHEPANERATATASS